The following are encoded in a window of Corvus moneduloides isolate bCorMon1 chromosome 26, bCorMon1.pri, whole genome shotgun sequence genomic DNA:
- the SLC25A39 gene encoding solute carrier family 25 member 39 isoform X1, which translates to MAEKVSPSLGGGITPLQQMLASGTGAILTSLFVTPLDVVKIRLQAQKTPFSKALPAQSVPWGAQPATWKCFLYCNGLMDHLYVCQNGNGCTAWYKAPTHFTGTLDAFVKITRYEGIRSLWSGLPPTLVMAVPATVIYFTTYDQLRDYLQTRTGSRSHYIPLLAGALARLGAVTVISPLELIRTKMQSRQLSYRELRVCIQSAVAQDGWLSLWRGWGPTVLRDVPFSALYWFNYELVRTWLCRHAWLDEATFMVSFLSGAISGAVAAVLTLPFDVVKTQRQIELGDSEVHPVTASKPSSTWLLMQRIRAESGTRGLFAGFLPRVIKVAPACAIMISTYEFGKSFFQKLNQERRLRGL; encoded by the exons ATGGCCGAGAAGGTGTCACCGAGCCTCGGTGGGGGCATCACGCCACTGCAGCAGATGCTGGCCTCAGGGACGGGTGCCATCCTCACCTCCCTCTTTG TGACGCCGCTGGACGTGGTGAAGATCCGGCTGCAGGCCCAGAAGACCCCGTTCTCCAAAG CGTTGCCAGCGCAGTCAGTGCCCTGGGGCGCTCAGCCGGCCACAT GGAAGTGTTTCCTCTACTGCAATGGGCTCATGGACCACCTGTATGTCTGCCAGAATGGCAACGGCTGCACCGCCTGGTACAAGGCCCCCACCCACTTCACTGGCACACTG GATGCCTTTGTGAAGATCACACGCTATGAGGGCATCAGGTCTCTGTGGAGCGGCTTGCCCCCCACCCT GGTCATGGCTGTGCCAGCCACTGTCATTTACTTCACCACCTACGACCAGCTCCGGGACTACCTGCAAACCCGGACGGGGAGCCGGAGCCACTACATCCCCTTGCTGGCCGGGGCCCTCGCCAGGC TGGGTGCTGTGACAGTCATCAGCCCCCTGGAGCTGATCCGCACCAAGATGCAGTCCCGGCAGCTCAGCTACCGTGAGCTGCGGGTCTGCATCCAGTCAGCAGTGGCCCAGGACGGCTGGCTGTCCctctggagaggctggggaCCCACTGTGCTGCGGGATGTCCCCTTCTCGG ctctgtACTGGTTTAACTACGAGCTGGTGAGGACGTGGCTCTGCAGGCATGCCTGGCTGGACGAGGCCACGTTCATGGTCAGCTTCCTATCCGGGGCCATCTCTGGCGCG GTGGCCGCAGTGCTGACACTGCCCTTCGACGTGGTCAAAACCCAGCGGCAGATCGAGCTGGGAGACAGTGAGGTGCACCCAG TCACAGCCTCCAAGCCTTCCTCCACCTGGCTGCTCATGCAGCGGATCCGCGCTGAGTCTGGCACCCGGGGGCTGTTTGCAG GGTTCCTGCCCCGCGTCATCAAGGTGGCACCTGCCTGCGCCATCATGATCAGCACCTATGAATTTGGCAAGAGCTTCTTCCAGAAGCTGAACCAGGAGCGGCGGCTGCGGGGATTGTGA
- the SLC25A39 gene encoding solute carrier family 25 member 39 isoform X2 gives MAEKVSPSLGGGITPLQQMLASGTGAILTSLFVTPLDVVKIRLQAQKTPFSKGKCFLYCNGLMDHLYVCQNGNGCTAWYKAPTHFTGTLDAFVKITRYEGIRSLWSGLPPTLVMAVPATVIYFTTYDQLRDYLQTRTGSRSHYIPLLAGALARLGAVTVISPLELIRTKMQSRQLSYRELRVCIQSAVAQDGWLSLWRGWGPTVLRDVPFSALYWFNYELVRTWLCRHAWLDEATFMVSFLSGAISGAVAAVLTLPFDVVKTQRQIELGDSEVHPVTASKPSSTWLLMQRIRAESGTRGLFAGFLPRVIKVAPACAIMISTYEFGKSFFQKLNQERRLRGL, from the exons ATGGCCGAGAAGGTGTCACCGAGCCTCGGTGGGGGCATCACGCCACTGCAGCAGATGCTGGCCTCAGGGACGGGTGCCATCCTCACCTCCCTCTTTG TGACGCCGCTGGACGTGGTGAAGATCCGGCTGCAGGCCCAGAAGACCCCGTTCTCCAAAG GGAAGTGTTTCCTCTACTGCAATGGGCTCATGGACCACCTGTATGTCTGCCAGAATGGCAACGGCTGCACCGCCTGGTACAAGGCCCCCACCCACTTCACTGGCACACTG GATGCCTTTGTGAAGATCACACGCTATGAGGGCATCAGGTCTCTGTGGAGCGGCTTGCCCCCCACCCT GGTCATGGCTGTGCCAGCCACTGTCATTTACTTCACCACCTACGACCAGCTCCGGGACTACCTGCAAACCCGGACGGGGAGCCGGAGCCACTACATCCCCTTGCTGGCCGGGGCCCTCGCCAGGC TGGGTGCTGTGACAGTCATCAGCCCCCTGGAGCTGATCCGCACCAAGATGCAGTCCCGGCAGCTCAGCTACCGTGAGCTGCGGGTCTGCATCCAGTCAGCAGTGGCCCAGGACGGCTGGCTGTCCctctggagaggctggggaCCCACTGTGCTGCGGGATGTCCCCTTCTCGG ctctgtACTGGTTTAACTACGAGCTGGTGAGGACGTGGCTCTGCAGGCATGCCTGGCTGGACGAGGCCACGTTCATGGTCAGCTTCCTATCCGGGGCCATCTCTGGCGCG GTGGCCGCAGTGCTGACACTGCCCTTCGACGTGGTCAAAACCCAGCGGCAGATCGAGCTGGGAGACAGTGAGGTGCACCCAG TCACAGCCTCCAAGCCTTCCTCCACCTGGCTGCTCATGCAGCGGATCCGCGCTGAGTCTGGCACCCGGGGGCTGTTTGCAG GGTTCCTGCCCCGCGTCATCAAGGTGGCACCTGCCTGCGCCATCATGATCAGCACCTATGAATTTGGCAAGAGCTTCTTCCAGAAGCTGAACCAGGAGCGGCGGCTGCGGGGATTGTGA
- the SLC25A39 gene encoding solute carrier family 25 member 39 isoform X3, with protein MGSWTTCMSARMATAAPPGTRPPPTSLAHWVMAVPATVIYFTTYDQLRDYLQTRTGSRSHYIPLLAGALARLGAVTVISPLELIRTKMQSRQLSYRELRVCIQSAVAQDGWLSLWRGWGPTVLRDVPFSALYWFNYELVRTWLCRHAWLDEATFMVSFLSGAISGAVAAVLTLPFDVVKTQRQIELGDSEVHPVTASKPSSTWLLMQRIRAESGTRGLFAGFLPRVIKVAPACAIMISTYEFGKSFFQKLNQERRLRGL; from the exons ATGGGCTCATGGACCACCTGTATGTCTGCCAGAATGGCAACGGCTGCACCGCCTGGTACAAGGCCCCCACCCACTTCACTGGCACACTG GGTCATGGCTGTGCCAGCCACTGTCATTTACTTCACCACCTACGACCAGCTCCGGGACTACCTGCAAACCCGGACGGGGAGCCGGAGCCACTACATCCCCTTGCTGGCCGGGGCCCTCGCCAGGC TGGGTGCTGTGACAGTCATCAGCCCCCTGGAGCTGATCCGCACCAAGATGCAGTCCCGGCAGCTCAGCTACCGTGAGCTGCGGGTCTGCATCCAGTCAGCAGTGGCCCAGGACGGCTGGCTGTCCctctggagaggctggggaCCCACTGTGCTGCGGGATGTCCCCTTCTCGG ctctgtACTGGTTTAACTACGAGCTGGTGAGGACGTGGCTCTGCAGGCATGCCTGGCTGGACGAGGCCACGTTCATGGTCAGCTTCCTATCCGGGGCCATCTCTGGCGCG GTGGCCGCAGTGCTGACACTGCCCTTCGACGTGGTCAAAACCCAGCGGCAGATCGAGCTGGGAGACAGTGAGGTGCACCCAG TCACAGCCTCCAAGCCTTCCTCCACCTGGCTGCTCATGCAGCGGATCCGCGCTGAGTCTGGCACCCGGGGGCTGTTTGCAG GGTTCCTGCCCCGCGTCATCAAGGTGGCACCTGCCTGCGCCATCATGATCAGCACCTATGAATTTGGCAAGAGCTTCTTCCAGAAGCTGAACCAGGAGCGGCGGCTGCGGGGATTGTGA
- the RUNDC3A gene encoding RUN domain-containing protein 3A isoform X1, with protein sequence MRHPPPAVPRIPTGSCVPQTGRSPRANTCPVPPCPAGLGGIRVLGVAVPRARAAGRKGKPSPPAHGQGGRGPLFALPGHLHSGEQRPPLGVPGDVGTGGHRATAQPDALFPLPEAGANSWKSALLWFSVKTLLEKYTADPIDDSSEEFVNFAAILEQILSHRFKGPVSWFSSDGQRGFWDYIRLACSKVPNNCVSSIENMENISTSRAKGRAWIRVALMEKRMSEYISTALRDTRTTRRFYDDGAIMLREESTVLTGMLIGLSAIDFSFCLKGEVMDGKTPVVIDYTPYLKFTQSYDYLSEEEERGSVESSTSEDSSPEHPYLPLVTDEDSWYNKWRKMEQKFRIVYAQKGYLEELVRLRESQLKDLEAENKRLKLRLEEVMVQNQLEKRELEGVILELQEQLTGLIPCENPQLAQLSKEMVTPLVNQWPSLGTLNGNESGSDSKLYRREGPHALHAGALRLPGLPAQLQVPGQSQVQRVPGERQHGSQPDPQPQLRAPAPAPPPGPAARPRTELGPPSPPRRQRGTRRTHRGGWGPASPSPS encoded by the exons ATGAGACACCCTCCACCTGCTGTCCCGAGGATCCCCACAGGCAGCTGTGTCCCACAGACGGGGCGATCCCCCCGAGCAAACACCTGCCCTGTCCCGCCCTGTCCGGCCGGGCTTGGCGGGATCCGTGTCCTCGGCGTTGCTGTGCCCCGAGCACGAGCGGCCGGGCGGAAGGGGAAGCCATCACCGCCCGCGCACGGCCAGGGAGGAAGGGGGCCTTTGTTCGCCCTTCCTGGCCACTTGCACAGTGGGGAGCAGCGGCCGcccctgggggtccctggggacGTGGGGACAGGGGGTCACcgagccacagcccagcccgACGCCCTCTTCCCACTGCCGGAAGCGGGAGCCAACAGCTGGAAAAGTGCTTTGCTCTG GTTCTCGGTGAAGACCCTTCTGGAGAAGTACACGGCGGATCCCATCGACGACTCCTCCGAGGAGTTCGTTAACTTCGCTGCCATCCTCGAGCAGATCCTCAGCCACCGCTTCAAAG GCCCCGTCAGCTGGTTCAGCTCTGATGGACAGCGTGGGTTTTGGGATTACATCCGCCTGGCCTGCAGCAAGGTCCCAAACAACTGCGTCAGCAGCATCGAGAACATGGAGAACATcagcacctccagggccaag GGCCGGGCCTGGATCCGCGTGGCGCTGATGGAAAAGCGAATGTCCGAGTACATCTCCACGGCCCTGCGGGACACTCGGACCACCAg GCGGTTTTACGACGACGGGGCCATCATGCTGCGGGAGGAGTCCACGGTGCTCACGGGGATGCTCATTGGGCTCAGTGCCATTGACTTCAG ctTCTGCCTGAAGGGAGAGGTGATGGACGGTAAAACGCCCGTGGTCATTGACTACACGCCCTACCTGAAGTTCACGCAGAG CTATGACTACctgagtgaggaggaggagcggggcAGTGTGGAGAGCAGCACGAGCGAGGACAGCTCACCTGAACACCCCTACCTGCCCCTGGTCACCGACGAGGACAGCTGGTACAACAAGTGGCGCAAGATGGAGCAGAAATTCCGCATTGTTTATGCCCAAAAG GGGTacctggaggagctggtgcGGCTGCGGGAGTCACAGCTGAAGGACCTGGAGGCAGAGAACAAGCGGCTGAAGCTCCGGCTGGAAGAGGTGATGGTGCAGaatcagctggagaagagagagcTGGAGGGTGtcatcctggagctgcaggagcagct GACGGGGCTGATCCCGTGTGAGAACCCACAGCTGGCCCAGCTCTCCAAGGAGATGGTGACACCCCTGGTCAATCAGTGGCCCTCTCTGGGGACCCTCAATGGCAACGAGAGCGGCTCGGACAGCAAACTGTACAGAAG GGAAGGACCCCACGCCCTCCATGCTGGGGCTCTGCGGCTCCCTggcctccctgcccagctgcaagTCCCTGGCCAGTCTCAAGTCCAACGAGTGCCTGGTGAGCGACAGCACGGAAGCCAGCCCGACCcgcagccccagctgagagccccggcccccgcgccgccccccggcccggccgcccggCCCAGGACTGAGCTCGGCCCGCCCTCGCCGCCCCGGCGACAACGAGGGACTCGCCGAACCCACCGGGGAGGCTGGGGACCGGCGTCCCCCTCCCCATCTTGA
- the RUNDC3A gene encoding RUN domain-containing protein 3A isoform X3: MEASWVPAAMALGLSSKKASSRNIAVERKNLITVCRFSVKTLLEKYTADPIDDSSEEFVNFAAILEQILSHRFKGPVSWFSSDGQRGFWDYIRLACSKVPNNCVSSIENMENISTSRAKGRAWIRVALMEKRMSEYISTALRDTRTTRRFYDDGAIMLREESTVLTGMLIGLSAIDFSFCLKGEVMDGKTPVVIDYTPYLKFTQSYDYLSEEEERGSVESSTSEDSSPEHPYLPLVTDEDSWYNKWRKMEQKFRIVYAQKGYLEELVRLRESQLKDLEAENKRLKLRLEEVMVQNQLEKRELEGVILELQEQLTGLIPCENPQLAQLSKEMVTPLVNQWPSLGTLNGNESGSDSKLYRREGPHALHAGALRLPGLPAQLQVPGQSQVQRVPGERQHGSQPDPQPQLRAPAPAPPPGPAARPRTELGPPSPPRRQRGTRRTHRGGWGPASPSPS, translated from the exons ATGGAAGCGAGCTGGGTGCCGGCTGCCATGGCTCTGGGGCTCTCCTCCAAGAAAGCTTCCTCCAGGAATATCGCCGTGGAGAGGAAAAACCTCATCACCGTCTGCAG GTTCTCGGTGAAGACCCTTCTGGAGAAGTACACGGCGGATCCCATCGACGACTCCTCCGAGGAGTTCGTTAACTTCGCTGCCATCCTCGAGCAGATCCTCAGCCACCGCTTCAAAG GCCCCGTCAGCTGGTTCAGCTCTGATGGACAGCGTGGGTTTTGGGATTACATCCGCCTGGCCTGCAGCAAGGTCCCAAACAACTGCGTCAGCAGCATCGAGAACATGGAGAACATcagcacctccagggccaag GGCCGGGCCTGGATCCGCGTGGCGCTGATGGAAAAGCGAATGTCCGAGTACATCTCCACGGCCCTGCGGGACACTCGGACCACCAg GCGGTTTTACGACGACGGGGCCATCATGCTGCGGGAGGAGTCCACGGTGCTCACGGGGATGCTCATTGGGCTCAGTGCCATTGACTTCAG ctTCTGCCTGAAGGGAGAGGTGATGGACGGTAAAACGCCCGTGGTCATTGACTACACGCCCTACCTGAAGTTCACGCAGAG CTATGACTACctgagtgaggaggaggagcggggcAGTGTGGAGAGCAGCACGAGCGAGGACAGCTCACCTGAACACCCCTACCTGCCCCTGGTCACCGACGAGGACAGCTGGTACAACAAGTGGCGCAAGATGGAGCAGAAATTCCGCATTGTTTATGCCCAAAAG GGGTacctggaggagctggtgcGGCTGCGGGAGTCACAGCTGAAGGACCTGGAGGCAGAGAACAAGCGGCTGAAGCTCCGGCTGGAAGAGGTGATGGTGCAGaatcagctggagaagagagagcTGGAGGGTGtcatcctggagctgcaggagcagct GACGGGGCTGATCCCGTGTGAGAACCCACAGCTGGCCCAGCTCTCCAAGGAGATGGTGACACCCCTGGTCAATCAGTGGCCCTCTCTGGGGACCCTCAATGGCAACGAGAGCGGCTCGGACAGCAAACTGTACAGAAG GGAAGGACCCCACGCCCTCCATGCTGGGGCTCTGCGGCTCCCTggcctccctgcccagctgcaagTCCCTGGCCAGTCTCAAGTCCAACGAGTGCCTGGTGAGCGACAGCACGGAAGCCAGCCCGACCcgcagccccagctgagagccccggcccccgcgccgccccccggcccggccgcccggCCCAGGACTGAGCTCGGCCCGCCCTCGCCGCCCCGGCGACAACGAGGGACTCGCCGAACCCACCGGGGAGGCTGGGGACCGGCGTCCCCCTCCCCATCTTGA
- the RUNDC3A gene encoding RUN domain-containing protein 3A isoform X2 encodes MRHPPPAVPRIPTGSCVPQTGRSPRANTCPVPPCPAGLGGIRVLGVAVPRARAAGRKGKPSPPAHGQGGRGPLFALPGHLHSGEQRPPLGVPGDVGTGGHRATAQPDALFPLPEAGANSWKSALLWFSVKTLLEKYTADPIDDSSEEFVNFAAILEQILSHRFKGPVSWFSSDGQRGFWDYIRLACSKVPNNCVSSIENMENISTSRAKGRAWIRVALMEKRMSEYISTALRDTRTTRRFYDDGAIMLREESTVLTGMLIGLSAIDFSFCLKGEVMDGKTPVVIDYTPYLKFTQSYDYLSEEEERGSVESSTSEDSSPEHPYLPLVTDEDSWYNKWRKMEQKFRIVYAQKGYLEELVRLRESQLKDLEAENKRLKLRLEEVMVQNQLEKRELEGVILELQEQLTGLIPCENPQLAQLSKEMVTPLVNQWPSLGTLNGNESGSDSKLYRRHSFVSTDQLSAENSLSSDSQRLGEGKREGEPWGPLGKDPTPSMLGLCGSLASLPSCKSLASLKSNECLVSDSTEASPTRSPS; translated from the exons ATGAGACACCCTCCACCTGCTGTCCCGAGGATCCCCACAGGCAGCTGTGTCCCACAGACGGGGCGATCCCCCCGAGCAAACACCTGCCCTGTCCCGCCCTGTCCGGCCGGGCTTGGCGGGATCCGTGTCCTCGGCGTTGCTGTGCCCCGAGCACGAGCGGCCGGGCGGAAGGGGAAGCCATCACCGCCCGCGCACGGCCAGGGAGGAAGGGGGCCTTTGTTCGCCCTTCCTGGCCACTTGCACAGTGGGGAGCAGCGGCCGcccctgggggtccctggggacGTGGGGACAGGGGGTCACcgagccacagcccagcccgACGCCCTCTTCCCACTGCCGGAAGCGGGAGCCAACAGCTGGAAAAGTGCTTTGCTCTG GTTCTCGGTGAAGACCCTTCTGGAGAAGTACACGGCGGATCCCATCGACGACTCCTCCGAGGAGTTCGTTAACTTCGCTGCCATCCTCGAGCAGATCCTCAGCCACCGCTTCAAAG GCCCCGTCAGCTGGTTCAGCTCTGATGGACAGCGTGGGTTTTGGGATTACATCCGCCTGGCCTGCAGCAAGGTCCCAAACAACTGCGTCAGCAGCATCGAGAACATGGAGAACATcagcacctccagggccaag GGCCGGGCCTGGATCCGCGTGGCGCTGATGGAAAAGCGAATGTCCGAGTACATCTCCACGGCCCTGCGGGACACTCGGACCACCAg GCGGTTTTACGACGACGGGGCCATCATGCTGCGGGAGGAGTCCACGGTGCTCACGGGGATGCTCATTGGGCTCAGTGCCATTGACTTCAG ctTCTGCCTGAAGGGAGAGGTGATGGACGGTAAAACGCCCGTGGTCATTGACTACACGCCCTACCTGAAGTTCACGCAGAG CTATGACTACctgagtgaggaggaggagcggggcAGTGTGGAGAGCAGCACGAGCGAGGACAGCTCACCTGAACACCCCTACCTGCCCCTGGTCACCGACGAGGACAGCTGGTACAACAAGTGGCGCAAGATGGAGCAGAAATTCCGCATTGTTTATGCCCAAAAG GGGTacctggaggagctggtgcGGCTGCGGGAGTCACAGCTGAAGGACCTGGAGGCAGAGAACAAGCGGCTGAAGCTCCGGCTGGAAGAGGTGATGGTGCAGaatcagctggagaagagagagcTGGAGGGTGtcatcctggagctgcaggagcagct GACGGGGCTGATCCCGTGTGAGAACCCACAGCTGGCCCAGCTCTCCAAGGAGATGGTGACACCCCTGGTCAATCAGTGGCCCTCTCTGGGGACCCTCAATGGCAACGAGAGCGGCTCGGACAGCAAACTGTACAGAAG GCACAGCTTCGTGAGCACCGACCAGCTCTCGGCCGAGAACAGCCTCAGCTCCGACTCCCAGCGCCTGGGCGAGGGCAAGCGCGAAGGGGAGCCCTGGGGGCCCTTGG GGAAGGACCCCACGCCCTCCATGCTGGGGCTCTGCGGCTCCCTggcctccctgcccagctgcaagTCCCTGGCCAGTCTCAAGTCCAACGAGTGCCTGGTGAGCGACAGCACGGAAGCCAGCCCGACCcgcagccccagctga
- the RUNDC3A gene encoding RUN domain-containing protein 3A isoform X4: MEASWVPAAMALGLSSKKASSRNIAVERKNLITVCRFSVKTLLEKYTADPIDDSSEEFVNFAAILEQILSHRFKGPVSWFSSDGQRGFWDYIRLACSKVPNNCVSSIENMENISTSRAKGRAWIRVALMEKRMSEYISTALRDTRTTRRFYDDGAIMLREESTVLTGMLIGLSAIDFSFCLKGEVMDGKTPVVIDYTPYLKFTQSYDYLSEEEERGSVESSTSEDSSPEHPYLPLVTDEDSWYNKWRKMEQKFRIVYAQKGYLEELVRLRESQLKDLEAENKRLKLRLEEVMVQNQLEKRELEGVILELQEQLTGLIPCENPQLAQLSKEMVTPLVNQWPSLGTLNGNESGSDSKLYRRHSFVSTDQLSAENSLSSDSQRLGEGKREGEPWGPLGKDPTPSMLGLCGSLASLPSCKSLASLKSNECLVSDSTEASPTRSPS; the protein is encoded by the exons ATGGAAGCGAGCTGGGTGCCGGCTGCCATGGCTCTGGGGCTCTCCTCCAAGAAAGCTTCCTCCAGGAATATCGCCGTGGAGAGGAAAAACCTCATCACCGTCTGCAG GTTCTCGGTGAAGACCCTTCTGGAGAAGTACACGGCGGATCCCATCGACGACTCCTCCGAGGAGTTCGTTAACTTCGCTGCCATCCTCGAGCAGATCCTCAGCCACCGCTTCAAAG GCCCCGTCAGCTGGTTCAGCTCTGATGGACAGCGTGGGTTTTGGGATTACATCCGCCTGGCCTGCAGCAAGGTCCCAAACAACTGCGTCAGCAGCATCGAGAACATGGAGAACATcagcacctccagggccaag GGCCGGGCCTGGATCCGCGTGGCGCTGATGGAAAAGCGAATGTCCGAGTACATCTCCACGGCCCTGCGGGACACTCGGACCACCAg GCGGTTTTACGACGACGGGGCCATCATGCTGCGGGAGGAGTCCACGGTGCTCACGGGGATGCTCATTGGGCTCAGTGCCATTGACTTCAG ctTCTGCCTGAAGGGAGAGGTGATGGACGGTAAAACGCCCGTGGTCATTGACTACACGCCCTACCTGAAGTTCACGCAGAG CTATGACTACctgagtgaggaggaggagcggggcAGTGTGGAGAGCAGCACGAGCGAGGACAGCTCACCTGAACACCCCTACCTGCCCCTGGTCACCGACGAGGACAGCTGGTACAACAAGTGGCGCAAGATGGAGCAGAAATTCCGCATTGTTTATGCCCAAAAG GGGTacctggaggagctggtgcGGCTGCGGGAGTCACAGCTGAAGGACCTGGAGGCAGAGAACAAGCGGCTGAAGCTCCGGCTGGAAGAGGTGATGGTGCAGaatcagctggagaagagagagcTGGAGGGTGtcatcctggagctgcaggagcagct GACGGGGCTGATCCCGTGTGAGAACCCACAGCTGGCCCAGCTCTCCAAGGAGATGGTGACACCCCTGGTCAATCAGTGGCCCTCTCTGGGGACCCTCAATGGCAACGAGAGCGGCTCGGACAGCAAACTGTACAGAAG GCACAGCTTCGTGAGCACCGACCAGCTCTCGGCCGAGAACAGCCTCAGCTCCGACTCCCAGCGCCTGGGCGAGGGCAAGCGCGAAGGGGAGCCCTGGGGGCCCTTGG GGAAGGACCCCACGCCCTCCATGCTGGGGCTCTGCGGCTCCCTggcctccctgcccagctgcaagTCCCTGGCCAGTCTCAAGTCCAACGAGTGCCTGGTGAGCGACAGCACGGAAGCCAGCCCGACCcgcagccccagctga